The following coding sequences lie in one Bifidobacterium sp. ESL0690 genomic window:
- the purK gene encoding 5-(carboxyamino)imidazole ribonucleotide synthase yields the protein MPSLSEETNGKIETLMPGATVGIIGGGQLGRMMALSARYHGFRIGVLDPTPNCPVAQVADFQIMADYDDKAAIRELAERSDVLTYEFENVDADAIDEVRGSVAVPQGTDLLRVTQDRVFEKQFINDHGTQTAPWRQVDNLEELDKAIEEIGYPAVLKTRRGGYDGHGQVVLHGPDDLANVHKRDEKAGTFPPSVLEGFVDFAFEASILISGNGHDFVTFPIVRNEHRYNILHLTIAPAQVSDEIAEEANALALRLAKGFELAGTLAIELFITKDGRVVVNELAPRPHNSGHYTIEACSIDQFDAHIRGIAGWPLPQPKLLSPAVMANVLGQHVAPTRKLIAKHPEWYVHDYGKAEVRQDRKMGHITVLTDDTQRTVDELEATGCWDDLRQ from the coding sequence ATGCCCAGCTTGTCTGAAGAGACCAACGGCAAAATTGAAACGCTGATGCCGGGCGCAACCGTTGGCATCATTGGGGGCGGGCAACTCGGGCGCATGATGGCGCTTTCCGCACGTTACCACGGCTTCCGCATCGGTGTGCTCGACCCGACTCCGAATTGCCCGGTCGCTCAGGTCGCCGATTTTCAGATCATGGCCGATTACGACGACAAGGCGGCCATTCGCGAGCTGGCCGAACGCAGCGACGTGCTCACCTACGAGTTCGAGAATGTGGATGCCGACGCCATCGACGAGGTGCGTGGCAGCGTCGCGGTCCCGCAGGGAACCGACCTGTTGCGTGTGACGCAGGACCGTGTTTTCGAAAAGCAGTTCATCAACGATCACGGCACACAGACCGCTCCTTGGCGGCAGGTTGACAACCTCGAGGAACTCGACAAGGCTATCGAGGAAATCGGTTATCCAGCAGTGCTGAAAACCCGGCGTGGCGGTTATGACGGGCACGGCCAGGTCGTTCTGCATGGGCCAGATGATTTGGCAAACGTGCATAAGCGTGACGAAAAAGCAGGCACATTCCCACCGTCTGTTCTCGAAGGTTTCGTTGATTTCGCTTTTGAAGCCTCGATTTTGATTTCCGGCAATGGACATGATTTCGTTACGTTCCCCATCGTGCGCAACGAACATCGCTACAACATCCTGCACCTGACCATCGCGCCAGCTCAGGTCAGCGATGAGATCGCCGAGGAAGCCAACGCCTTGGCCTTGCGCCTTGCGAAAGGTTTCGAGCTGGCCGGTACGCTGGCCATCGAGCTGTTCATCACCAAGGATGGCCGCGTGGTGGTCAACGAGCTCGCCCCGCGCCCGCACAATTCCGGCCATTACACCATCGAGGCCTGTTCCATCGATCAGTTCGATGCCCATATCCGTGGCATCGCCGGTTGGCCGTTGCCACAACCGAAGTTGCTGAGCCCGGCGGTGATGGCAAATGTTTTGGGCCAACATGTTGCTCCAACCCGCAAGCTCATCGCCAAACACCCCGAGTGGTACGTTCATGACTATGGCAAGGCGGAAGTGCGTCAGGACCGCAAAATGGGCCATATCACGGTGCTCACCGACGATACGCAACGCACGGTCGATGAGCTTGAAGCCACCGGTTGCTGGGATGATTTGCGGCAATAA
- the purE gene encoding 5-(carboxyamino)imidazole ribonucleotide mutase has protein sequence MAAHAPKVAVIMGSASDWETMRHACDTLDQFNVPYSKQVISAHRTPELMADFAHNARKNGIKVIIAGAGGAAHLPGMVAAQTTLPVIGVPVKSHALSGVDSLLSIVQMPGGIPVATTAIGNSGAQNAGLLAVSILSISDDSLATKLADYRECLKKKVEESNAQLV, from the coding sequence ATGGCAGCTCACGCACCAAAAGTAGCAGTGATTATGGGTTCGGCAAGCGATTGGGAGACGATGCGTCACGCTTGTGACACCCTCGACCAGTTCAATGTCCCCTATTCCAAACAAGTCATTTCCGCCCACCGGACGCCCGAGTTGATGGCGGATTTCGCACATAACGCTCGCAAGAATGGCATCAAGGTAATCATTGCGGGGGCTGGGGGAGCCGCACATCTTCCTGGCATGGTCGCCGCGCAGACCACCTTGCCGGTCATCGGCGTACCGGTGAAATCGCACGCGCTTTCCGGCGTTGATTCCTTGCTTTCCATCGTCCAGATGCCCGGTGGCATTCCCGTGGCGACGACGGCCATCGGCAATTCGGGTGCGCAGAATGCGGGCCTGCTGGCGGTGAGCATTCTCAGCATTTCCGACGATTCCTTGGCTACTAAACTCGCGGACTATCGCGAATGCCTCAAGAAGAAGGTGGAGGAATCCAATGCCCAGCTTGTCTGA